A window from Prinia subflava isolate CZ2003 ecotype Zambia chromosome Z, Cam_Psub_1.2, whole genome shotgun sequence encodes these proteins:
- the LOC134564200 gene encoding uncharacterized protein LOC134564200 translates to MFNPPPGRRFPGSCVCFCACFSVCVSFCLSLFLCSCLCVCASAAPCAPARSRSPARLLSLCTLGRPAAACSRGLSLLCAFASRTSFPRGLLVRGSVYSCSRVPARLSIGSSDTVVSCNRGQMAQKMNNSIKRFVSSNLWQVRNSQMMLPSGVSIQEAAGITLKEQSRSCASSCTTGTAPRIFPHKKKNKTLEMVTGNQASAAYMLVIMLPGRMLQDVMVWDKAQQVIP, encoded by the exons ATGTTCAACCCCCCTCCCGGGCGGCGCTTTCCCGGGAGCTGTGTCTGTTTCTGTGCTTGTTTCTCTGTTTGTGTCTCgttttgtttgtctttgtttctgtgctcgtgtctctgtgtctgtgcgTCCGCGGCGCCGTGCGCTCCCGCCCGGTCCCGCTCCCCCGCCCGCCTCTTGTCTCTGTGCACTTTGGGCCGTCCCGCAGCCGCCTGCAGCCGCGGCCTTTCGCTGCTTTGTGCTTTCGCCTCTCGAACTTCGTTTCCCCGCGGGCTGCTCGTTCGCGGCTCTGTGTATTCCTGCTCTCGAGTCCCGGCTCGGCTCAGCATCGGGTCATCAGATACTGTA GTATCCTGCAACAGGGGCCAGATGGCTCAGAAGATGAATAACAGCATAAAAAGGTTTGTAAGTAGCAATCTATGGCAGGTCAGAAATAGCCAAATGATGTTGCCTTCAGGTGTGTCTAttcaggaagcagcagggatCACTCTGAAGGAACAGTCTCGCTCCTGCGCCTCATCGTGTACCACCGGAACTGCTCCAAGAATTTTCCCAcataagaagaaaaacaaaacactagaAATGGTGACAGGCAATCAGGCAAGTGCTGCCTACATGTTGGTGATAATGCTCCCTGGTAGGATGCTGCAGGATGTGATGGTTTGGGATAAAGCCCAGCAGGTGATTCCATAG